The genomic region tttagaaataaatacttTCCGTTCATGGATGataaggaattattttaatgatggTATTATCATAATTTCAGCATTCTGGCTCTCCCTGGCCCCCGTCTCCTGTGAGAACTGTACAAGGATAACAGTGGTGATGTCCTCAAACTGTTCTGTCATGAAAGAGAaagtttttctgccttttgtgtCAGAACATAAAGTGTTAAACCATGAGAGGACTATTGTGTGATAAACTACCTTAGCTGTGTAGcattagttttaattttctaggttcatgtaatttttttaattaaagctctAACATATTTTTCACAATTTCACAAAGAGCCTGTGCTGTTTCCATGCTTGCATCCATTCTCTTTGTTCTAACATTCATAcagtagaaaatatttctgttaaaatttaTGACAGTTATGGAGCTCTTACTTATTTTTACTGCCTTATTCTCTAGTTGAAGAAGAAATCTTCTCTCTATCAATCTTACATATCCagtaaaatttgaatttaatatCAATActtttttctcatatttcatATGTCTTGCTGGGCGCAGAATTAGAGTAAGAAGCCTTTTCAATTTTTCAACATCTAGCTGTCACAGGAGAGTTTTCAGTCTGGTATTAGAGAACTGGATAGATGAATGGAACAGATTTTTCAACAGTACTCAATTCAAGTCTTACTCCTTCATTTAATTGGTGGATAAAgtgaatattaaataattaacaGAACTTTCTGAGATAACTCAGAATGAATTGCATAGCATAGCAAGATAAAAAAGTTCACTTTCTGAATAGACCAATGATTTTAACAGTTTTCATTCTGTGGTACTTAGAATAGTAACATCTGAATGTGCAAGATATGCATAATGGAAATAGAAAATCCTGAATCTGAGCAGTTCCTATATAGGAAGGAGTGAAATGATTTCATAATCTCTTTTCTCAACTTAAATCTCTTGGAAATGAGCTCTAATCAAAAAGTGATGGGGACAGGAAGGTgttgtttttgatttttgtacTGGAATGTTTTTGGCATTGTTGGAGCTTTGGTAGCATTTCTGGTAATTtataaaatgtgtgttttgcAACTCAATTTGCAAACCTTTTTTGAtccagaaaaagcttttaagtACTTTGCAagtttgaatttcatttttagagCTCTAGTTTATGTAAAAACATGGAGCCACAGGGAGATGCAGAAAAGAGTCACCAGAGTTACTTTGATAGCAGTCTTGAGAACTTGTATATTTAtccaagaaacagaaaatgctgaagaaaaaccCTGTTAAAATCATACCAGCACTGTTCTGAAGAGACCTCACAGTTTAGGGAAATGAATTCTGGAGAAAGAAGGAtgccatttttcccctcttgtgCTTTGTAGTGTAGAAAAGATTTAGAATTAGAAGAAGAATGGCAGGATCTCAGTTGGGGGAATGGtggtaatttcattttttggatTAACTTGTCAGATTTAAAATGCTTGCAGGCATTTTGCATaacattgcttttattttgaaactcCAAACTATTTTGGCTGAGTGGAGGATTATCCATGAGATTGTtttcaggaaaagctgagatGCACAGTGCTTTACAAGTTCATGTGAATACAAAGCAATTTGAAGGTATTTTTCTGTTGAATGACTGATGGTTATTCCAATACCTAATgtatttatttaggaaaaatgtGTTGATGTTGTCTGTAACTACATGGGACAGTGTTAAAAAGATAATACTGTCCtcattttaatgcagtttttgAATGTCAGCTTTCTGTTCCTTAAGATTTTCAGGAAAGACTAAAGTaaatttcttttggttttgggttgttgGGAGTTTTTTTCATTGTCATCCACAACCTGCCTTTATGCATTTTTTACTGCTGTACTGTGATTACATTTAAAGCTATAGAGTACAAATGTATTCTTCAATTTCCACTTGTATAATTTTGTTTGAGAAGTATCATCTGGGCAAAATTTGTGTAGTTATTTATAGATTTGGATTGCTGAATAGTAGTTTTATACTtcaagttgaaaaaaaaattagatgccTGACACGTGCTTGAACACTTCTTGATCAGAAGGTCACTGTTCCACAGGTCTGCATCTTGCATTTGTGACATCACATTCACATGTGCTGAGGGAGAGCAACTTGGAAACTGGGTGGTTACTTCAGGGGGAAATTAGGAAATGCCCAGGTCACATTTACTGTTTGAATAAACTGCAGTTGATGCTCTCCAGGGCAAGCATCAGTTACCCTTAGCTTAAAACATGATGTCCTTTGTGTATAATTGTACATTATACACGATGTCCTTTGTGTATAATTGTACATTATACACATGATGTCCTTTGTGTGTTATGTACAAGGGTACTGCCACagttatttctttcaaaacctGTAAGCAACCCCCAGTATTTTTTGGAGTATCTTATTTTGTCACTAgtgtagtaaaaaaaaaaatttgcatccCCCAAAACCATGCTTAGCAAAGATAGGTACTTGTTTGGGAGGTATGAATCAAAAATAGCATGTGAAACAGAATAGTAGAATGTTGCAAAGAGCAAATCTCACTTGAAACATTGCCTTTATCAGGTAAGGATATTAAAACCACAATTTTTAAACCCCTGGGAATAAAatagcaagaagaaaagaagaaaaaatagcaaGTTTTGGTAAATGAAAAACattctctctctcactctcttgctctgtttttttggttgtgttttatttttttcccctatggGGAAGATGAGGAGGGGGACAGGTGGACAGCGGGGTTGGTTTGATGATTTCTTTGTGTtataaaacatttccaaagtgtttttttcttaatctggTTTTCTCTGTCCCTTTCTAAAAGTTTCAGGGACGCAGGAAGATGATGTGTTATGGATAGCAATGGCAGGCATTCACCAGATATGGGCACTGATGCTGGAAGGGGGCAAACTACCAAAGGGAAGGTAAGCAACTGTATTAGGAGAAATGTGAAATTGCTGCTTGTTTTGATAAACAGCTTTCAAATCCCAAAGAGAAAGATAAtcaaattaaactgaaaataatttagtttaaaGGCTTATGTGCTTAAAAGTCTGCCTCCTTTTCCCACATCTGTTAGATGAAATGAAAGATGCTACTTCAGCTATACAGCTATGACTTGGTAAGGTCCATTCATATAATTGaatgttatttttccttgcatttgCTGAGTTACCTAGTAATGAATGATGTGCTGAGGTGATAAAAAAGCACAAAGGCATTGAGTAATTCCTCACTGCTGCATTACAGTTGGTTTATAACTCACAAGTGCCTGTTCTGTAGCTTCTGTTTACGCATCTTGTCTGAGCTGTTTGGGTGCTCTTTGCCTTTAGTGACTTGAAGAAAGGAGTCTGCCTTCGCTTTGCTGGGAGTGGGAACGAGGAGAACAGGAACAATGCTTACCCCCACAAGGCAGGCTTTGCCCAGCCCTCGGGGCTCTGCCTGGCCCCAGaggagccctggagctgcctgttcGTGGCCGACAGCGAGAGCAGCACCGTGAGAACCATCTCGCTCAAGGACGGGGCGGTGAAGCACCTTGTAGGAGGAGAGAGAGACCCATTGGTAATCACCTCAAACTTCCCCACACTGCCCTACTAATATTCCTCAAGCCTGACCTGGAGGAACCACTTTTGGGGTGAGAGGGTAAATCAGTTTCCGTGGCCATCAATTTCTTAACTTCACTGCTCGGAATGCAAATGTGTGGCAGTTGTGGTGCTCAGGTTGTAGCGCAGACTGTTGCTCCTTagataagaaattatttcacttatttttaaaacagccAATTTGATTCAGCATTGTGTGGTTATGAAATCAGCTGGATTCATATTTATAACTTAGATGTGAGACTTTCCATTTCTGTGGTTAGCACCCACACTTCCAGGTTTCAGTATCTTTGTGTTGAAattgtcttcattttttttttaagtcagtaaatttccatttaattacAATCATTTAAATTCATGTCCACATTGGATAATCAAATctattaatgaaataaaataatttttcagaatttgtttgcttttggtgATGTGGATGGAGCAGGCATAAATGCAAAGCTGCAGCATCCCTTGGGAGTAACATGGGACAAGAAAAGACAGCTGCTTTATGTGGCAGATTCCTATAATCATAAGGTAAGTGTGCAGTAACTTGTTATTTCCAGACTTGGAAATTTTATTACtgcaaagaattattttaataacGCAGACAGATTTTGCTTGGTCCAGTTAAGCTGAGGAAATGAATTACACAAGTTCCTTTGTTggttctctttctttccttccttccttcccttctgggTCCTTCTCTTTACCATTGTTTTGCTGTCACATTCTTCTGTGCTGATATGATGGTCTCTTGGGGAAGGTGAATTTAAAGTGCCAAGTTACAGTTCAGACTAAAGACTTTCTGTGTGCCTTCCCAAAGATGCTGAACTACAAAGAGCTAGAAGGGCTTATTGAGGAATACTGCAGGTTTGCTAAAACTAAGAGGACAAGaggactttttttcccttaaaaaagggaaaaaccatTTTTCCACCTATTTTTGAGAAGTATTGTGGGTTACCTCCATGGAGCTCTGGGATAAGAAACATTGTTTTGCATGTTTGTTCTTATGTGATGTTATATAAGCATCCATGTCTAGAAGGTTTTTAACTGTACACTGACTACATGCATTTAAAGAGAAGTAACCTGTTTGATTTGAAGAGTAAGGTGTATAATACTATATGCTTATGGAAATTTTAAGGCACATAATGGAGTTTTTTTCAGATCTTGTATAAAacattataaaattttaaaaaatcccatctaTTTGTAGAAGAAAAACAGTCTAGAAGTTAGCCTGCTAATTTTGTTATGCTCTCActgtttttcaaatgtttctaGAAGGGCAGCAAACATTACAAAAACAAGTGATCCAGAATACTTTTATAGCTGAGGGTTAGATACCTGCAAAATCATGGAAGGGAACCCTGAATGAAGACCAAAGGAAGAAGTGAAGTCCATgagggagtggggagagggaaagatgGGACTTGTCACTTGGTAAAGAGTGATAACACAGCATCTAGGATGGACACCTGGTAGCTGAGGCACTCAAAGAGCAGTGCTGGCTACTGGAAATGTGGGACATGAGATAATCCAGAACATCTGAATCCTGCTGGGTTTtctcagaaaagcttttttgtgtctttgttGATCTTAGATTAAGGTTGTGGATCCCAAGATGAAGAACTGTGCTACCCTAGCAGGCACAGGAGAAGCAGGCAATGTTGTTGGTTCCAGCTTTACCCAGTCAGCTTTCAATGAACCTGGAGGTTTGTGTGTGGAAGAAAACGGCCACCTCATGTATGTTGCAGACACAAATAATCATCAGATTAAAGTGCTGgatttggaaacaaaaattctttcCATGGCAAGTAATACTTATTAAACAGGCTGATAGTGATGTTTCTTGTTATAAATTACTATTTCAGACTTCAGCAAGTGTGATAAAAATGAGACAGCTAACTTTGGGTACAGTAGCTGTATCTACAGGATGTTTTGTGATGCTCAGGGAAATGAACATTGCCTGTTAACACACTTGTTGAAAGCCTCAGTCTGCAGAAAGACAACTTTTGCATGAAAACAGAAAGTGGCAACCCTCTAGAAAAGGTTAATACAGAAACATCAGTCATTAAAATGTACCACCCAGTTTTTCAGCATGAAGGTCATTTCATGagcattttgtaaaaaaaggaagtgaaatcAATTACCAGGCCATGTAATTACACTAGAAGAAACAATTTTGGGAAGTCAGTGACTTAAAGCAAGATGTATAAAGGGCTTTCAAGTTGTTGAATCAAAACTACTGTCAAAATTGAGCACAGCTTTATTTGattgtaaacaaaaaaatctgtgctcATGTCCACCTTACAATGCCACTGTATCTTAATGATTTTTTgaaatgtatatatacatatatttatgaCATAATGATCCTAATGTTTTCTTATATGTTTCTTGCACTTAATAATACACAGTCTCCAATGTCTGTTTAAATTTTCATATCATGTAACATGTTGGTGGCTTTTCTGGGAAGTTCTCCTCTATTTTACTGTGCAATATGCATTAGTTAAAATCCTATATTTTACTACTGAAGCATGCAGTTTAATACCAGAATTAGGAGGAAATACATTTACAGTATATCTAAAGCAAAAATGTAATCcagctgtaaaaaaattaaattaagggATACTGTAAAGTAGTTGTGGTTTTCATGGCTTTAATAGtaaatattgcttttatttggATTAATAAGgggtttttcattttaagaaaacattttgtcctttttctattttgtcaTAGTATTGTTGCATGCTGAAAGTTTTAGGTCAGTAGCCATGATGTCACTTTGAAACTGTGATTGAGTTGTGAAAGCccatttgtaataaaaataaaaacaaatattttgtttgatttctgcTGATAGTTGCCTATCCTGAAGCCAGAAGCATGTGATGTTCCAGATAACCTGCCTGTGCAAAAGGATAAAATAACAAACCTGCCAAGACTGCCTAAATCTGCACCAAATATTGAACTTCCTTCACTGACTGTAGCTCCTGGCCAGACAATTCAGTTTTTATTAAAGCTGACTCTTCCTCTGGATTCAAAACTGAATGAGGAAGCTCCCAGTGCCTGGTTTATCACAGCAGAAGGTAAAGTCCTGGTTAGGATGGGAAGTGGGATGGGTTAGGATGGGAAGTGTCAGCACATCCTGCAGTGCAGGGGACTCAGTCTGATGAATCAAGATGTCCCTCCCTATCCTGTGTTCCTGTTTGACCTTGTGATGCAATAATTGATATTTAGAGTTGATGCATTTACCAGCTGGAGTGCAAAGATTGAAAAAAGCCAAACACCTGGTAGAGTGCTTTTTGCTTGAATTAATACATGCTGCATTATTCTATGGCTCAATGCAATTGAGTTAGGTGTATGTAGTGTACAGTGGTTTTTAGTTCACATACtctcaaatatttaaacaaaatgaaattcgAGTTTCATTCTGACAATCAGCCTGAGCATTGCTAAATTGCACTGCTGTTTGAAAAAGTCATCATTTTAGCTACAGTTTAATGCATTTATGGCAGATATCTTACCTGGTTTATTACATCTCTGATGCAAATGTATGGTAGCCATTAATTTAAGAAGATTTGCTTGTGCATATCAGAATAAATGTTAATATCCTTTAAAGAGTGTATAGGAGAAACTGCAATTCTATTGCATTTAAATAAGATGTACTGTTTATAGATATACCTGTAATGCTGATGCAAAGCCATGGACCTCTCCATCTGTAgattactttccttttttttttttctgttcacaaCTGGAATAATCAGGAAGGAAATTTCCTCTGATGTTGAATGTGGAAAGTCCTTGTTGTCCTATAGACAGAATTAgtgttttctgcagctttcagaCATGATGTTAAATACCCTAATGATAAAATCTGTTCTTCCTTTGCAGATAACGCCTGGTTGCTGCAAGGACAGTGCCTGACAGGAGAAATAAAGGATGTTTCCTGTCAAACTGTCATTCCCTTTCAGTtgcctgggagctgtgtgtcAGCTGAAGCCGCCCTGGCCATCAAAGCGTGCCTCTACTACTGCAGCAAAGGTAGCAGTGCCTGTATGATGGCAGGAGTCTCCTTCAGCCAGCCCTTGCAGCTCACTGGCACAGACCaaggcagctcagcccaagtGGAACTGATACACACCTTTGTAACCAACTAACACAAAGCCAGCTGATTTCATACTTTATTTTGCTATCCATCATTTCTGTGGGAGAAAGTACAGATAGATAACTTGGctctgttttttcctggagCTTATGACAAAGCTGAGAAATAATTTGCTTGGTAAAATAAAGTAGTTTTTCCTAGGGGCTTAACAGGAAAATTTATCATCACAACCTCATTCCTTTACATTACAGTAGCAGCAATAACTTTGTAATACTGTAGACTCTGTTGCCAATTGTGAACGCACTGGATGTCTGCCAGTCTTAAGAAGTGAGCAACAATTTTTAGAGTCCATTTGAAAGAGCTGGTATTACTTTGTGATGTTACTGTAAGATCTTTGCACAGTAAATAGTGTTAGAGTAGATCATTTTGGACTAACActtcaaaattccttttataACCTAATTGCACTTTGATAGAATGTCAAGAGGAAGATTCTTTCTCCAGTCTATCAAAGTATCTTGCTTATTCTTCTGTAATGACACTTATGACatgtgtattttgaaaatacacCTTAAACTAGGTGCAGCTCTAGTTTTATGCAAACTGAGCATTTTGCTTTAACTCAACATCACCACCTTACATGAGGAACAAAGGTTCATGGGAAATTTTCTGTGCAAGGAAACCTTCAAGCTCCTGCAGAAGaatttcctgctgatttttaacAAAGAATGTGCCTCTCTGTATATAAAATAACCACCACAAAGCCATGCTGGAGCTTTTCTGATACATACCAATTTACATTTTATAGAAAGTGGTAGGTAATGGTAGAATATCTACACTGCAAAAATTAAATGTCATCCATTTCAAGCAGAGTGATTCACTCCCATTTTTATGATTTCTCTGCAAAGACTATTCTGAAGACTTCTGTGTTGCAGAGATGTAATATTATGAAGAATATTACACTCCTGAAGTCTGAGTCAGAGTCTTTTGAAGTCACTGTTAGTCCTTGGATTTGTTATAGTGGCCACTGAACCAGAATTGCATACTTGATAATGGATTATTTACGTTCATGTTTAGAGCTTCTGATCTTTTGCTAGAACACTGGTAACCTAATCTTTGAGTAAGATGCTTTAAAACTCTATTGCAAAGCTCTGCCCTTGGTGGTTAAatgttttgcaaataaaattccCTCAACTTGCCATAAGAAGGGGCAGGGTGATAGTGGTGTGGCAAGTTTATTACTTGAACTGGAAGAGTTTCCATCATGCTTAAGTGGTAATTGGGTTAGGCCCCGTGCTCTGTTCATAATAATCAGTTCTGAGAAGATGATTTTGTTTTAAGTTGAAAGATAATACTGTCACACATATTGTAAAGTGCAGTAGGGAAAGAATTTTTTGTATAGTCTTTTCTAAAACAATTACTCCTGACACCTGTCAGTAAATCCCCACTATCAGctgttgttgctttttcttaCTTAAAGGCTGACTGAAATGTTGGTCATGAACCCAAAGGCTTTTGTTTTAAGGGAGTGGTGTGGTTCTTCCTTCCATTGAAATGCCAGTCTATCTGAGAGTTCTTTGTGGCACCAGAAATGGTTGTTATCTCACCTGTCAGCAAAGCAAGGGCTGAAATGTTATTATTCttatgtttggtttttaagCAACTTTACTAATTCACTGTTTCAGCTCCTTTGGGTAAGCATTTCCATTCTCACATGCCATTTTGAAGAGTGAAAAAGCTTTGCTACTTTGTTCACAGATGGCAAATGCTGTTGGAAGGATGAAGATAAAGAAACTGATTTGGGCATGTATTATTTTTACACTCAGTCTTTCACAATTCCTTGTTTGTCTGTTTACCTTTGGATAGTAGCCAGGAAACCTTCAATGAGCTTCTAGATAGCCTGCAGATTTTTTGTTGCTCTCTGACAAAAACAATCATTAGGTTCAGAAGTTCAGAATAACGAACCAAACTGTCACAGTTACCCTGAATGTGTAATTCATCAGATGGATCTTTTGTCTCTCACTTTGTCccatcatagaatggtttgggttggaaggggacTGAGAGATCATCTTgctccaaccccctgccatggacaggggcaccttccactagagcaggttcCTCAGAGCTGCACCCAGACTGATTGTGAACACTTCCAGGTATCTGAcatcccagcttctctgggcagcctgtgccagtgtctgaccaccctcacagtaaagaattccttcccaatattcAGTCCAAATCTgcctttttcagtttgaagccattcccccagTCCTAT from Camarhynchus parvulus chromosome 6, STF_HiC, whole genome shotgun sequence harbors:
- the NHLRC2 gene encoding NHL repeat-containing protein 2, whose translation is MAAGGLAGLLPAQTQLEYALLDADTAQEKENLVYQYLKKMDSRERDLTVPELGGDLQWLNTEGPISLHKDLCGKVVVLDFFTYCCINCLHLLPDLHALEHQYSDKDGLVIVGVHSAKFPNEKVLDNIQSAVLRYNIVHPVVNDADATLWHELEVSCWPTLVILGPRGNMLFSLVGEGHREKLFLFTSITLKFYKERGQIKDNNIGIKLYRDSLPPSPLLFPGKVTVDDSGGRLVIADTGHHRILVTRKNGQILHTIGGPNSGRRDGGFSEAAFNSPQGIAIKNNVIYVADTENHLIRKIDLELQVVTTVAGIGVQGVDKEGGAKGEEQPISSPWDVIFGSSISGTQEDDVLWIAMAGIHQIWALMLEGGKLPKGSDLKKGVCLRFAGSGNEENRNNAYPHKAGFAQPSGLCLAPEEPWSCLFVADSESSTVRTISLKDGAVKHLVGGERDPLNLFAFGDVDGAGINAKLQHPLGVTWDKKRQLLYVADSYNHKIKVVDPKMKNCATLAGTGEAGNVVGSSFTQSAFNEPGGLCVEENGHLMYVADTNNHQIKVLDLETKILSMLPILKPEACDVPDNLPVQKDKITNLPRLPKSAPNIELPSLTVAPGQTIQFLLKLTLPLDSKLNEEAPSAWFITAEDNAWLLQGQCLTGEIKDVSCQTVIPFQLPGSCVSAEAALAIKACLYYCSKGSSACMMAGVSFSQPLQLTGTDQGSSAQVELIHTFVTN